The proteins below come from a single Caenibius sp. WL genomic window:
- a CDS encoding lytic murein transglycosylase: protein MKFPKRIVSLLAFAALCAPVASACAQSTTFDAYMRQVAAKARSEGVSDATIQRMLGDLTPNPRVIELDRAQPGTPSRSGFAPMAPYIARHVDNARISGGKRTVASLPGYGAAIEQKYGVPISIVVAIFGHETNYGSYTGDFDLARSLATLAWEGRRRELFETELIDLLKIADRGVSRAQLKGSWAGAFGYPQFLPSIYLRLAVDGDGDGKANIWSSRADALASIGNYFRDAGWRTGQPWGVRAAIPAGFDRASVSTKLASPVCPRVHERQSQWKTVREWRAQGIRPLAAIGDDVLAALFEPDGPGTPAYLLTGNYRVITEYNCSNYYALSVGLLADEIAR, encoded by the coding sequence ATGAAATTTCCCAAACGTATCGTCTCGCTCCTTGCTTTCGCTGCGCTTTGTGCCCCCGTTGCCAGCGCCTGCGCACAATCCACCACATTCGACGCCTACATGCGCCAAGTCGCGGCCAAGGCCCGCAGCGAAGGGGTCAGCGATGCCACCATACAGCGAATGCTGGGCGATCTGACGCCGAATCCCCGGGTCATCGAGCTTGACCGGGCACAGCCCGGCACGCCTTCCCGTTCGGGCTTTGCCCCCATGGCCCCCTATATCGCGCGCCATGTCGACAATGCCCGGATCTCGGGCGGCAAGCGTACGGTCGCTTCACTGCCCGGCTATGGCGCCGCGATCGAACAGAAATACGGCGTCCCGATCTCCATCGTGGTGGCAATCTTCGGCCATGAAACCAATTATGGCAGCTACACCGGAGATTTCGATCTGGCCCGCTCGCTGGCGACACTGGCGTGGGAAGGGCGCCGCCGCGAACTGTTCGAAACCGAACTGATCGACCTGCTCAAAATTGCCGACCGGGGCGTTTCGCGGGCACAACTGAAAGGAAGCTGGGCGGGTGCGTTCGGCTATCCCCAATTCCTGCCCAGCATCTATCTGCGTCTGGCAGTGGACGGTGACGGTGATGGCAAAGCGAACATCTGGTCGAGCCGGGCAGACGCGCTGGCATCGATCGGCAATTACTTTCGCGATGCGGGTTGGCGGACCGGCCAGCCATGGGGCGTACGCGCAGCGATTCCCGCTGGTTTCGACCGGGCATCGGTGAGCACGAAGCTGGCATCCCCCGTGTGCCCACGGGTGCATGAGCGGCAGAGCCAATGGAAAACGGTGCGCGAATGGCGTGCGCAGGGTATCCGGCCACTGGCCGCCATCGGGGATGATGTGCTGGCCGCGCTGTTCGAGCCTGATGGACCGGGAACCCCTGCCTACCTCTTAACCGGGAATTATAGGGTTATCACCGAATATAACTGCTCGAACTACTATGCATTGTCAGTTGGGTTGCTTGCAGATGAGATTGCCCGGTAA